A stretch of Flavobacterium sp. N1994 DNA encodes these proteins:
- a CDS encoding 2TM domain-containing protein, which produces MNNNYTPDEIKYQQALKRVKRIKGFYTHLIVYIVINAMLLIVKYKNIDVNENFWRWQTFNTVFFWGIGLLGHGLSVFLPTMVLGKDWEERKIKELMEKEKQNKWE; this is translated from the coding sequence ATGAATAACAATTACACTCCAGACGAAATCAAATACCAACAAGCCCTTAAAAGAGTTAAGCGAATTAAAGGATTTTATACGCATTTGATTGTATATATAGTAATCAATGCCATGTTGTTAATTGTTAAATATAAAAACATTGATGTCAATGAAAATTTTTGGCGCTGGCAAACTTTTAATACGGTCTTCTTTTGGGGAATAGGTTTATTGGGTCATGGTCTTTCTGTATTTTTGCCAACAATGGTTTTAGGCAAAGATTGGGAAGAAAGAAAGATCAAAGAATTAATGGAAAAAGAAAAGCAAAATAAATGGGAATAA
- a CDS encoding 2TM domain-containing protein, which translates to MKFRLREVLRSIGIGIIIFLVILLLNIIYGDKIEFNRQLGVLFLYTMLYSIVLGYSNRLVFIYLDKKFAAERFSLRRMIVGFVTSFIVTIFVIFLLRIFTDVVIEGGTFQKYWANEKLANYVFASAMAFIVLLCFYIFYIYKEYNESKVKEQKIIAGTVSAQFESLKNQIDPHFLFNSLNVLSSLIEENPDNAQRFTTSLSKIYRYVLEQKDKELVSVSEELAFAKTYMNLLKMRFENSITYEIPTDFDNLEAKVVPLSLQLLLENTIKHNIVSENKPLHIKIYIENNYLIVENNLQKKEVLQDRRGVGLQNIVNRYGLISERKVLIEENEAYFKVKIPILTKQIAFMETQNIYNENMAFMRAKDRVEKLKGFYGNLISYCCVIPVLIFINLQSGGFQWFWFPMGGWGMGLIFHAFETFGYGKSWEEKKIQEILNKDKQTKWN; encoded by the coding sequence ATGAAATTCAGACTAAGAGAGGTTCTAAGATCAATAGGAATTGGCATAATTATTTTTCTTGTCATTCTTCTTTTGAATATTATTTATGGTGACAAAATTGAATTCAACCGCCAACTTGGAGTACTGTTTTTGTATACGATGTTGTACTCTATTGTGTTGGGTTATTCCAATAGATTAGTGTTTATTTACCTCGATAAGAAGTTTGCTGCTGAACGGTTTTCATTAAGAAGAATGATTGTGGGTTTTGTAACCTCTTTTATAGTAACGATTTTTGTTATTTTTTTACTGCGGATTTTTACGGATGTTGTAATAGAAGGAGGTACTTTCCAAAAGTATTGGGCCAATGAAAAACTTGCCAATTATGTTTTTGCCTCAGCCATGGCCTTTATTGTGTTGCTTTGTTTTTATATCTTTTATATTTATAAGGAATACAACGAAAGCAAAGTCAAAGAACAAAAGATTATTGCAGGAACGGTATCGGCACAGTTTGAAAGCTTAAAAAATCAAATCGATCCCCATTTCCTTTTCAACAGTTTGAATGTGTTGAGTTCTTTGATAGAAGAAAATCCCGATAATGCGCAGCGTTTCACCACTTCCTTATCTAAAATTTATAGATATGTTTTAGAACAAAAGGATAAAGAATTAGTTTCGGTTTCAGAGGAATTGGCTTTCGCCAAAACCTATATGAACTTGCTAAAAATGCGTTTTGAGAACAGTATCACATATGAAATCCCCACTGATTTTGATAATCTTGAAGCGAAAGTAGTTCCATTATCATTACAACTTTTATTAGAAAACACTATTAAACACAATATTGTTAGCGAGAATAAACCGTTGCATATTAAAATCTATATTGAAAACAATTATCTCATAGTAGAAAACAATCTGCAAAAGAAAGAAGTACTCCAAGATAGAAGAGGAGTAGGCCTTCAAAATATTGTCAACCGTTACGGACTAATTTCGGAACGTAAAGTGCTGATTGAAGAAAACGAAGCTTATTTTAAAGTAAAAATTCCAATATTAACAAAACAAATTGCTTTTATGGAAACACAAAATATATACAACGAAAACATGGCTTTTATGAGAGCCAAAGACCGAGTAGAAAAGCTCAAAGGATTTTACGGCAACTTGATTTCTTATTGCTGTGTGATTCCGGTTCTAATATTCATCAATCTGCAAAGTGGAGGATTTCAATGGTTTTGGTTCCCTATGGGTGGATGGGGAATGGGACTAATTTTTCATGCCTTTGAAACCTTTGGTTATGGTAAATCATGGGAAGAAAAGAAAATTCAAGAAATTTTGAACAAAGACAAACAAACGAAATGGAATTAA
- a CDS encoding CsbD family protein translates to MPNSKEIKGDWEQLKGKLKQKYAEVTDDDLLYEEGKEQEMWGRLQEKIGKTEKEIKALFD, encoded by the coding sequence ATGCCGAATTCAAAAGAAATTAAAGGAGACTGGGAACAATTAAAAGGAAAATTGAAGCAAAAATATGCTGAAGTAACTGATGATGATTTGCTTTATGAAGAAGGCAAAGAACAAGAAATGTGGGGAAGATTGCAGGAAAAAATAGGAAAGACTGAAAAAGAGATTAAAGCCTTATTTGATTAA
- a CDS encoding CDP-alcohol phosphatidyltransferase family protein: MSKLAAQDKFIDLSDYGRSFGRFFAYQLKNTRFTPIHVTLLFGLSGLIAIYCILTNHYWLAGFFILLKSGIDAADGELARLKQTPSYSGRYLDSVFDIILNFMFLMTICYVSKTTFWFTFLAFIGIQLQGTLYNYYYVILRTKSVGGDSTSKIFEYKTPKALPGESQKSVNILFGIYTIVYGTFDKIIHALDQDAYKVKTFPNWFMTLLSVYGLGFQLLIIAIMLPLGWIEYIVPFFIAYTLLIFALIGIRKKLIL; encoded by the coding sequence ATGTCTAAACTTGCTGCTCAAGATAAATTTATAGATTTATCAGATTATGGAAGATCTTTCGGTAGATTTTTCGCCTATCAATTAAAAAATACTCGCTTTACCCCTATTCATGTTACCTTGCTTTTCGGGCTTTCTGGTTTGATTGCTATATATTGTATTCTGACTAATCATTATTGGCTTGCCGGATTTTTTATCTTATTAAAATCAGGGATTGATGCTGCTGATGGTGAATTAGCTAGACTAAAACAAACACCCTCTTATTCAGGGCGCTATTTAGATAGTGTATTTGACATTATTTTAAATTTTATGTTTTTAATGACGATTTGTTATGTTTCAAAAACCACATTTTGGTTTACTTTTTTGGCTTTTATTGGTATCCAATTACAAGGTACTTTATACAATTACTATTATGTAATTCTGAGAACAAAATCGGTTGGAGGCGATTCAACAAGTAAGATATTTGAATACAAAACGCCGAAAGCATTACCAGGAGAAAGTCAAAAATCTGTCAATATTTTATTTGGAATTTATACCATCGTTTACGGCACCTTTGACAAAATTATACATGCATTAGACCAAGATGCCTATAAAGTAAAGACATTTCCAAATTGGTTTATGACATTACTTTCTGTTTATGGATTAGGTTTTCAACTACTAATCATCGCGATAATGTTACCATTAGGTTGGATAGAATATATTGTTCCTTTTTTTATTGCTTATACGTTATTGATTTTTGCTTTGATTGGGATTCGTAAAAAATTAATACTGTGA
- a CDS encoding nucleoid-associated protein: MINLFNAHIESLSIHRVGNKSRNEAVFLSEEAYNLNDEIVPLLKEYFFKSFREKEENYFQFAHEVDLEYNDMFNLATEIFTNPSDAHEISKKITNHLFEQSNHPHIKNGEVYVTYLTNLNIDNNVVDAIGVFKSEIMSDFMQFEEKGKTLQMILQQGINLNKLDKGCLIFNYKKEEGYKILSVDSNRYDTRYWLEHFLSVDAFQDENFITKKYLKFCQGFAKDVVFPAEDKKEEVMFMNRSVNYFAKNDQFEETNFLNEVLDNPDLIPEFKNYKVDKGEKYSIEDVTTFPIANGAVSDARKSIKNVINLDTNIQIKLDFINPESAEKYVEKGWDEEKQMYYYLVYFNKEQKS, encoded by the coding sequence ATGATAAACCTATTTAATGCTCATATTGAGAGCTTGTCAATACACCGAGTTGGAAATAAAAGTCGCAATGAAGCCGTATTTCTTTCGGAGGAAGCCTATAATTTGAATGACGAAATTGTTCCTTTGTTAAAAGAATATTTTTTCAAATCGTTTCGTGAAAAGGAAGAAAACTATTTCCAGTTTGCCCACGAGGTAGATTTAGAATACAACGATATGTTCAATTTGGCTACCGAAATTTTTACGAATCCGAGTGATGCTCATGAAATTTCAAAAAAAATTACAAACCATCTTTTTGAACAGTCCAATCATCCTCACATCAAAAATGGTGAAGTTTATGTAACTTATTTAACCAATCTGAATATTGACAATAATGTTGTTGATGCCATAGGTGTTTTCAAAAGTGAAATCATGTCCGATTTTATGCAGTTTGAAGAAAAAGGAAAGACCCTTCAAATGATTTTACAACAAGGAATAAACCTTAATAAATTAGATAAAGGTTGTTTGATTTTTAATTACAAAAAAGAAGAAGGTTACAAGATTTTATCGGTTGATAGTAACCGATATGACACTCGCTATTGGTTAGAGCATTTCCTTTCAGTTGATGCTTTTCAAGATGAAAATTTTATCACCAAAAAATATTTGAAGTTCTGTCAAGGATTTGCTAAAGACGTAGTATTTCCTGCAGAAGACAAGAAAGAAGAAGTGATGTTCATGAATCGTTCGGTTAATTATTTTGCCAAAAACGATCAGTTTGAAGAAACGAATTTCTTGAATGAAGTGTTAGACAATCCCGACTTAATTCCTGAATTTAAAAACTATAAAGTTGATAAAGGAGAAAAATACAGTATTGAAGACGTTACTACTTTTCCTATCGCTAATGGAGCCGTTTCTGACGCTAGAAAATCGATCAAAAATGTAATTAATTTGGATACTAATATTCAAATCAAATTAGATTTCATTAACCCTGAAAGTGCCGAAAAATATGTAGAAAAAGGGTGGGATGAGGAAAAACAAATGTATTATTACTTAGTTTATTTCAACAAAGAACAGAAGTCATAA
- a CDS encoding LytR/AlgR family response regulator transcription factor has product MKIIIIEDEKPAARLLQRKVEKLGLEVNTLLHSVEEAIHWFNSNTHPDLIFLDIQLSDGLSFEIFETIDIKSAVIFTTAYDEYALRAFKLNSIDYLLKPIDEDDLEIAVNKFKARNSGLPNLSLDFEMIKKMLVNPMDRNYKKRFTIKMGQQLKMINIEEVECFYSENKGTYLHTFDNRDYLLDNTLEQLETELDPKDFYRVSRKFIVPLRGIKEIQIYSNSRLKVILLSYKDDEVIVARERVNDFKEWLG; this is encoded by the coding sequence ATGAAAATTATTATTATAGAAGATGAAAAGCCTGCCGCACGATTGCTTCAACGTAAAGTTGAAAAATTAGGCTTAGAAGTCAATACGCTTTTGCATTCTGTTGAAGAAGCTATTCATTGGTTCAATTCGAATACACATCCTGATTTAATTTTTCTTGATATTCAGCTTTCTGATGGCTTGTCATTTGAAATTTTTGAAACTATTGATATCAAAAGTGCTGTTATTTTTACTACTGCTTATGACGAATATGCTTTGCGAGCTTTTAAGTTAAACAGTATTGATTATCTGTTGAAACCTATTGATGAAGATGATTTGGAAATCGCTGTCAATAAATTCAAAGCAAGAAATAGTGGCTTACCTAATTTATCGCTCGACTTTGAAATGATAAAGAAAATGTTGGTAAACCCGATGGATAGAAACTATAAAAAACGTTTCACCATAAAAATGGGTCAACAGCTTAAGATGATTAATATAGAAGAAGTAGAATGTTTTTATTCCGAAAACAAAGGAACCTATCTCCATACCTTTGATAACCGTGATTATTTACTAGACAACACTTTAGAACAACTCGAAACAGAACTTGATCCTAAAGATTTTTACCGTGTTTCCCGAAAATTCATTGTCCCGTTGAGAGGTATCAAAGAAATTCAGATTTACAGCAACTCAAGATTAAAAGTTATTTTACTATCGTACAAAGACGATGAGGTAATTGTGGCTCGAGAACGAGTCAATGATTTTAAGGAATGGTTGGGTTAA
- a CDS encoding 2TM domain-containing protein, whose translation MELIMEQYNEEYERYQRAKKQVDEIRGFYGHLLSFVLVMLILLFINLKYTPQNLWFFWPMLGWGIGLLFHGLKAFNFSPFLGKDWEQKKIKEFIDKEKGNKYE comes from the coding sequence ATGGAATTAATCATGGAACAGTATAACGAAGAATATGAAAGATACCAACGTGCTAAAAAGCAGGTAGATGAAATCAGGGGCTTTTATGGCCACTTACTTTCATTTGTTTTAGTTATGCTCATTTTATTATTTATCAATCTAAAATATACACCTCAAAATTTATGGTTCTTTTGGCCGATGTTAGGTTGGGGAATTGGATTGTTGTTTCACGGATTAAAAGCGTTTAACTTTTCACCTTTCCTAGGAAAAGATTGGGAACAAAAAAAGATAAAAGAATTTATAGATAAAGAAAAAGGCAATAAATATGAATAA
- a CDS encoding plasmid pRiA4b ORF-3 family protein: MIYKFRAILDAEDDVFRDVAIQEEDTLEDLHNTIVNAFGFDGLEVASFYTCDDTWNQEDEIPMFDTGDIPGEQKTMSDYQLNHLFDKDQTKIIYVYDFINMWTFLVELAAMEEAEIGETYPSLLFSHGELPAIAPEKEFESEGEDFYSEFEDDLDEDDLDAFGGDDSFEDYGFEENWN, encoded by the coding sequence ATGATTTATAAATTTAGAGCAATACTCGATGCCGAAGACGATGTTTTCAGAGATGTTGCTATTCAAGAAGAAGATACTTTAGAAGATTTACATAATACCATTGTAAATGCCTTTGGTTTTGATGGATTAGAAGTGGCTTCATTTTATACCTGCGATGATACTTGGAATCAAGAAGATGAAATCCCAATGTTTGATACTGGTGATATTCCAGGAGAACAAAAAACAATGAGTGATTATCAATTGAATCATTTATTTGATAAAGATCAAACTAAGATCATTTATGTTTATGATTTTATCAATATGTGGACATTCTTGGTAGAACTTGCTGCCATGGAAGAAGCAGAAATTGGTGAAACCTATCCAAGTTTATTATTTTCGCATGGAGAGTTGCCTGCCATTGCACCTGAAAAAGAGTTTGAATCAGAAGGAGAAGATTTCTACTCCGAGTTTGAAGATGATTTAGATGAAGATGATTTAGATGCTTTTGGAGGTGATGATAGTTTTGAAGATTACGGATTTGAGGAGAATTGGAATTAA
- a CDS encoding TonB-dependent receptor: MKTLYTLTLLFIAFISNAQQIISGTIVDEKSKPVVGANVFIDGTYDGASSDEKGNFTFQTSASGNQILVISFLTFETLKVAIDASNCKDKTFKLKESVNTLDAVVVTAGTFSAGEKSRVSVLKPLDIVTTAGSAGNIIAALQTLPGTQNVGEDGRLFVRGGEADETQTFVDGIRVAQPYGASTNNLPTRGRFSPFLFSGISFSTGGYSAEYGEALSSVLLLNTQDEATQNKTDISFMTVGLGLSNTQKWNKSSLSVNTAYIDLAAYQAAIPQNVDWNKPFQSLSGESVYRYNFANGIFKFYAAFDASRFDLNQEDINQPNKVRINLRNNNFYLNSSYKGNFGMNWQIFTGLSYGYGQNKIAIDANDISNAEHASHLKFKLTKKLSDRIKLNFGSDYFITKFDENYNTTFKSGYNAGIAAIYTEADIFFSKNFAAKVGVRASNNNYIRENSLSPRASIAYKISKNSQFSFAYGTFEQAPKQDYLKYSDDFKTEKAAHYILNYQYVKNSTTLRAEVYFKGYSDLVKYDTPSAQFNSQYSNNGKGYAKGLDLFWRDGNSIKNLEYWISYSYIDTQRDYKNFTAEVTPSFVSNHSLSLVTKYWISDWKSQVGFTQQFSSGRPYNDPNQTAFMNGTTRTYSNLSFNWAYLLSQQKILYFSVSNVLATENIFGYQYATTQNASGMYDRRAITPTADRFFFVGFFWTISDNKKDNQLKNL, from the coding sequence ATGAAGACGCTTTACACTTTAACACTTCTTTTTATTGCTTTTATAAGCAATGCTCAGCAAATCATTTCAGGAACTATAGTCGATGAAAAAAGCAAACCAGTTGTTGGAGCTAATGTTTTTATCGATGGTACTTATGACGGTGCATCTTCTGATGAAAAAGGGAATTTTACTTTCCAAACGTCAGCTTCAGGAAATCAAATTCTGGTGATTAGTTTCTTAACTTTTGAAACCTTAAAAGTGGCTATTGATGCTAGTAACTGCAAAGACAAAACATTTAAACTTAAAGAAAGCGTCAATACATTAGATGCCGTTGTTGTTACTGCTGGAACATTTAGTGCTGGAGAAAAAAGTAGAGTTTCGGTTTTGAAACCATTAGATATTGTTACTACTGCAGGTTCTGCTGGAAATATTATTGCAGCCTTGCAAACTTTACCAGGAACACAAAACGTTGGAGAAGATGGTCGATTGTTTGTTCGTGGTGGTGAAGCCGATGAAACGCAAACCTTTGTTGACGGAATTCGAGTAGCGCAACCCTATGGGGCATCGACTAATAATTTGCCAACTCGTGGTCGATTTTCTCCTTTTTTGTTTAGTGGAATTTCATTTTCTACTGGAGGGTATTCAGCCGAATATGGGGAAGCTCTGTCAAGTGTTCTATTATTAAACACACAAGATGAAGCCACTCAAAACAAAACGGATATTTCCTTTATGACTGTTGGTTTAGGTTTGAGCAATACGCAAAAATGGAATAAATCTTCTTTAAGCGTAAATACAGCATACATCGACTTAGCAGCCTATCAAGCAGCGATTCCACAAAATGTAGATTGGAACAAACCTTTTCAATCGCTATCAGGAGAGTCTGTGTATCGTTATAATTTTGCCAATGGGATATTCAAATTTTATGCTGCGTTTGATGCCTCACGATTTGATTTGAACCAAGAGGATATTAACCAACCCAACAAAGTAAGAATTAATTTAAGAAATAATAATTTTTATCTCAATTCTTCTTATAAAGGTAATTTTGGAATGAATTGGCAAATATTTACAGGCTTAAGTTATGGTTATGGTCAAAATAAAATAGCCATTGATGCTAATGATATAAGCAATGCAGAGCACGCTTCTCATTTAAAATTTAAACTTACTAAGAAATTGTCTGACAGAATAAAACTCAATTTTGGTTCGGATTATTTTATCACCAAATTTGATGAAAACTATAACACAACTTTCAAAAGTGGATACAATGCGGGTATAGCAGCCATTTATACGGAAGCTGATATTTTCTTCTCGAAAAATTTCGCTGCCAAAGTAGGTGTGAGAGCTTCTAACAATAATTATATCAGGGAAAACAGCTTGTCACCACGTGCCTCTATAGCTTATAAAATTTCTAAAAACTCTCAGTTTTCTTTTGCTTATGGTACTTTTGAACAAGCACCTAAACAAGACTATTTGAAATATTCAGATGATTTTAAAACCGAGAAGGCAGCGCACTATATTCTGAATTACCAATATGTTAAAAACAGTACTACCTTAAGAGCTGAAGTTTATTTTAAAGGATATTCCGATTTAGTAAAATATGATACCCCATCGGCACAGTTTAATTCTCAGTATTCAAATAATGGAAAAGGATATGCTAAAGGATTAGATTTATTTTGGAGGGATGGCAATAGCATCAAAAACTTAGAGTATTGGATTTCCTATTCTTATATCGATACCCAAAGAGATTATAAAAATTTCACTGCCGAAGTGACGCCAAGTTTCGTGTCTAATCACAGTTTGTCATTGGTTACCAAATATTGGATATCAGACTGGAAATCACAAGTAGGATTTACACAACAGTTTAGTTCTGGCAGACCTTACAACGACCCTAATCAAACTGCTTTTATGAACGGAACAACAAGAACCTATAGCAATTTAAGTTTCAATTGGGCGTATTTATTATCTCAACAAAAAATATTGTACTTTTCAGTTTCTAATGTTTTAGCGACAGAAAACATCTTTGGCTATCAGTATGCTACTACTCAAAATGCAAGTGGTATGTACGATAGGAGAGCCATTACGCCTACAGCAGATAGATTCTTTTTTGTGGGGTTCTTTTGGACGATTAGTGATAATAAGAAAGACAATCAGTTGAAGAATTTGTAA